In the genome of Terribacillus sp. FSL K6-0262, one region contains:
- the ftsX gene encoding permease-like cell division protein FtsX, which translates to MKFNTAKRHLREGSKNIFRNGWMTIASIGAVTVTLILVGVFLAVVFNLNKFATNIESDVEMSVYLDPTLGQDQVKSIQSEIESIDKVGSVKYSSKDEQLNQLMEDMGQTDWELFEQDNPLSDTYIVKTSDPHDTAAVADEVAKLDGVDKVDYGKATVENLFTVSKYARIIGAVLILGLVFTAIFLISNTIKITIIARSREIGIMKLVGATNSFIRWPFFIEGLLLGVLGAIIPIALVLVGYYYLSGNMTDNISIGFVEILPYSPFAFQLAGILLAIGAIIGVWGSVMSVRKFLKV; encoded by the coding sequence CTGCGCGAAGGATCCAAGAATATTTTCCGTAACGGCTGGATGACCATCGCCTCGATCGGGGCGGTAACTGTGACCCTGATCTTAGTCGGTGTCTTCCTGGCTGTCGTGTTCAACTTGAACAAGTTTGCAACCAATATCGAGTCGGATGTCGAAATGAGCGTCTATCTCGATCCCACACTTGGTCAGGACCAAGTGAAGTCCATCCAAAGTGAGATTGAATCGATTGATAAGGTTGGTTCCGTAAAGTATTCCTCGAAGGACGAGCAGTTGAACCAGCTGATGGAGGATATGGGGCAGACCGATTGGGAGTTATTCGAACAAGACAATCCATTGAGTGATACCTACATCGTCAAGACGTCCGATCCGCATGATACGGCTGCCGTTGCTGACGAAGTTGCGAAACTGGACGGAGTGGACAAGGTGGATTATGGGAAAGCGACAGTAGAGAATCTCTTTACTGTGAGTAAGTACGCCCGCATAATCGGTGCAGTTCTTATCCTTGGGCTGGTATTCACCGCCATCTTCCTGATTTCAAACACAATCAAAATCACGATCATTGCCAGAAGCAGGGAAATCGGCATCATGAAATTGGTGGGTGCGACCAACTCCTTCATCCGCTGGCCGTTCTTCATCGAAGGGCTGCTGCTTGGAGTATTGGGAGCCATCATCCCAATTGCACTGGTACTCGTCGGATACTATTATCTGTCAGGGAACATGACAGATAATATCAGCATCGGTTTCGTCGAGATCCTCCCTTACTCACCATTCGCATTCCAGCTTGCAGGGATATTACTTGCAATCGGTGCAATCATCGGTGTCTGGGGCAGTGTCATGAGTGTCCGTAAATTTCTTAAAGTCTAA
- a CDS encoding peptidoglycan DD-metalloendopeptidase family protein — protein MREEMKKMIKPVLVAALAAGTILHTPIQTSAKSSSDVQSEIDELQKKQQENNSKQSELEGEINDAKSEQSDNLAEQENLMAKLDDLNNEIDKNENALSDKENEISETNKKIEKISNDIVETEKDIEKREDKLSDRLVSIQQNGGDVQYLQVLMGSKNFSDMVNRLNAVTTIMDSDKELLNGYIQAKQKLEDQKQQREDEKKNLEDQKAKLEDIKADLKSQASEQEELKQQLEEEYEKLGNKILSAEEEKELAANQAEALRLAQENAESEKADLAAQEKAAAEAKAAAEAAKKAAASKSSSSSSASESSSSSKSSNSSSSSNSSSSSSSSSSSSAKSAQAGIFSWPAQGRLSSGFGVRNDPFGSGSSSNHYGQDIANATGTPIHAAASGVVSYSGTMNGYGNVIIITHSINGRTYETLYGHLSSRGVSVGEKVSRGQEIAKMGNTGASTGSHLHFEIHEGKWNGAKSNAVDPMKYF, from the coding sequence ATGAGAGAAGAAATGAAGAAGATGATCAAGCCCGTTCTTGTAGCTGCATTAGCTGCAGGAACAATCCTACATACTCCGATTCAAACATCCGCGAAATCTTCCTCTGACGTTCAGAGCGAAATTGACGAACTGCAGAAGAAGCAGCAGGAAAACAACAGTAAGCAAAGCGAACTCGAAGGTGAAATCAATGACGCCAAGTCTGAGCAGTCGGATAACCTGGCTGAGCAGGAAAATCTGATGGCGAAGCTGGATGATTTGAACAACGAGATCGACAAGAATGAAAATGCTTTAAGTGATAAAGAAAATGAAATCTCGGAAACGAACAAGAAAATCGAGAAGATTTCCAATGATATCGTCGAAACCGAAAAAGATATCGAAAAACGTGAAGATAAACTATCCGACCGTCTTGTCAGCATTCAGCAAAACGGCGGGGATGTCCAGTACTTGCAAGTATTGATGGGCTCCAAAAACTTCAGCGATATGGTGAACCGCCTGAATGCCGTTACAACGATCATGGATTCCGATAAGGAGCTTTTGAACGGTTATATCCAAGCGAAGCAGAAGCTTGAGGATCAAAAGCAGCAGCGTGAAGATGAAAAGAAAAACCTGGAAGATCAAAAAGCGAAGCTTGAAGATATCAAAGCAGACCTGAAGTCCCAGGCAAGCGAGCAGGAAGAATTGAAACAGCAGCTGGAAGAGGAATATGAAAAACTAGGGAACAAAATCCTTTCTGCCGAAGAAGAGAAGGAGCTTGCAGCCAACCAAGCTGAAGCACTTCGATTGGCACAGGAAAATGCTGAATCCGAGAAAGCTGATTTAGCAGCACAGGAAAAAGCGGCAGCAGAAGCGAAGGCAGCAGCAGAGGCGGCGAAGAAAGCAGCAGCAAGCAAGTCCTCTTCCTCCAGCTCTGCATCTGAATCAAGCAGCTCTTCCAAGAGCAGCAATTCGAGCAGTTCCAGCAATTCGTCCAGTTCAAGCAGTTCCTCCAGCTCCTCCAGTGCCAAATCAGCACAAGCTGGTATCTTCTCTTGGCCGGCACAAGGTCGCCTGAGCTCTGGATTTGGTGTCCGGAATGATCCATTCGGAAGCGGCTCGTCCAGCAATCACTATGGACAGGATATCGCCAATGCTACTGGAACACCGATTCATGCAGCGGCAAGCGGTGTTGTTTCCTACAGTGGCACGATGAATGGATATGGCAATGTTATCATCATTACGCATTCCATCAATGGACGTACGTACGAAACACTTTATGGTCACCTAAGCAGCCGTGGGGTTTCCGTTGGGGAAAAAGTCTCCAGAGGACAAGAAATTGCGAAAATGGGTAACACTGGTGCATCCACCGGTTCCCACCTTCACTTTGAAATTCATGAAGGCAAATGGAATGGTGCGAAGAGTAACGCAGTCGACCCAATGAAATATTTCTAA